Part of the Candidatus Dojkabacteria bacterium genome, ACATGTATTCCGCACAAATTGATGCAAACAACGGAAATGTTTATACATTAGATTTAAACCTACCTTCCGATAATCTTTTAGAATCTCAACTTTCGATAGGGTTCAAAAAATCATCAAAGTTCGATGAGATTAATGATGCTGTATTTGATGCCATGACAAAGCTTGGACTGCAAATATATTCAACCGGACGTTCCTCCGACGTTTTAACGCTTGCGCCTATTTACGGTCGACCCGTTAATATTACTCCTCCTAAAAAGTGAAGGTTGCACTTGTAACCGATTCAATTACCCAGTTTGGTGGGGCACATAGGTTTCTGGTGTCGCTTTGCAAGCTTTTTCCTAAATCCGATATTTTTACTGCAATTTATGATAAAAGGGTTGATATTAACAAGGAGCTTTCGGGGCACAAGATATTTTCGTCGTTTTTGGGGCATCCGTTTCTTCGCCCGATTTTTAAGAATCATTATACTATCCTGTCTCCTCTTGCTTTTGAAAGCTTTGATTTTTCAAAGTATAATCTTGTTATCTCTATTACTGCGGGTGCTGCAAAAGGCATTATTACTCCTGTCTCTTGTAAGCATGTTAACATTATTCTCACACCTGTTCGTTACTATTGGAAGCTGGACAATCCTGACTTTTATACAAAAAACATAGGAATTCGCAAACTTTTTAAACCGATATTTGCTTTTACGGATGCCTATGTTAGGCAGTGGGATTTTGCTGCGGCAAAAAGACCCGATGTTAATATTTCGATTTCTAGCTATATTTCAACTATCTCTGAAAAGATTTACGGTATTAAATCAGATATTTTAGCTCCGCCCGTTGAGCTAAACGTTAAACCGGACACTACTTCTGCCAATAAGCTAATTGCAGAATTATCAATTAATAATCAACAGCCTATTAATGACTTTTACATTATTGTTACAAGGCTTTATCCTTATAAGCGGGCCGACTTGGCTATTTTGGCTTTTAAGAGATTGCGTAAGCACCTG contains:
- a CDS encoding glycosyltransferase, producing MKVALVTDSITQFGGAHRFLVSLCKLFPKSDIFTAIYDKRVDINKELSGHKIFSSFLGHPFLRPIFKNHYTILSPLAFESFDFSKYNLVISITAGAAKGIITPVSCKHVNIILTPVRYYWKLDNPDFYTKNIGIRKLFKPIFAFTDAYVRQWDFAAAKRPDVNISISSYISTISEKIYGIKSDILAPPVELNVKPDTTSANKLIAELSINNQQPINDFYIIVTRLYPYKRADLAILAFKRLRKHLLIVGSGPEEKSLKKLAGNSKFIHFLQFLPDGVMYALVKAAKGFIHCGIEDFGIAMVESIFLSTPVIAYDLGGASDIVKKGVSGMLFKSASALCVKRTVEEFEGSALFKSGVSAKVVAEYKDRYSLKTFKEGLEKQAGIKVPMTAAADKIALVRDDQGFVGRSLRGEGD